In a genomic window of Phragmites australis chromosome 14, lpPhrAust1.1, whole genome shotgun sequence:
- the LOC133890041 gene encoding uncharacterized protein LOC133890041 produces the protein MSGGGGGGRREREAGSETSTALSVPGPCVSTQRALAECHRSAARGPMQPEVLCRHLNRALAECVLTACCPGEIETVRTLCGSAGTALKRSQCQRARIDLSLCLEAHQEP, from the coding sequence atgagcggcggcggcggcggcgggcggcgagaGCGGGAGGCCGGCTCGGAAACCTCGACGGCGCTGTCCGTCCCGGGGCCCTGCGTCTCGACGCAGCGGGCGCTCGCTGAGTGCCACCGCAGCGCCGCCCGCGGGCCGATGCAGCCGGAGGTGCTGTGCCGGCACCTCAACCGGGCGCTGGCGGAGTGTGTGTTGACCGCCTGCTGCCCCGGAGAGATCGAGACCGTGCGCACCCTCTGCGGCAGCGCTGGCACCGCGCTGAAGCGGTCGCAGTGCCAGCGCGCGCGCATCGACCTCTCCCTCTGCCTCGAGGCGCATCAGGAGCCATAA
- the LOC133891111 gene encoding scarecrow-like protein 23 — protein MLQGVMSRPPANDAAAAAAAAAMKAKRAPAPVSPGEEDEGDGRARGKRQQLHGSGAVQGLVAAVEGEGAEGRGLRLLSLLLRCAEAVAMDQLTEARELLPEIAELASPFGSSPERVAAYFGDALCARVLSSYLGAYSPLAFRPLAAVQSRRISGAFQAYNALSPLVKFSHFTANQAILQALDGEDRLHVIDLDIMQGMQWPGLFHILASRPRKPRSLRITGLGASLDVLEATGRRLADFAAPLGLPFEFHPIEGKIGHVADAAALLGPHHHHDHGDEATVVHWMHHCLYDVTGSDAGTVRLLKSLRPKLITIVEQDLRHSGDFLGRFVEALHYYSALFDALGDGAGAAEESAERHAVERQLLGAEIRNIVAVGGPKRTGEVRVERWGDELRRAGFRPVSLAGSPATQARLLLGMYPWKGYTLVEEDWCLKLGWKDLSLLTASAWEPTDDAAAFCRRESQET, from the coding sequence ATGCTTCAGGGCGTCATGTCGCGCCCGCCCGCCAacgacgcggcggcggctgcaGCTGCGGCAGCGATGAAGGCCAAGAGGGCGCCCGCGCCCGTGTCCCCTGGGGAGGAGGACGAAGGGGACGGGCGAGCGCGGGGGAAGCGGCAGCAGCTGCATGGCTCCGGCGCGGTGCAGGGGCTGGTGGCTGCCGTGGAGGGCGAGGGGGCTGAGGGGCGGGGGCTGCGGCTGCTGAGCCTGCTGCTGCGGTGCGCGGAGGCGGTGGCCATGGACCAGCTGACGGAGGCGCGGGAGCTGCTGCCGGAGATCGCCGAGCTGGCGTCGCCGTTCGGGTCGTCGCCGGAGCGCGTCGCGGCCTACTTCGGGGACGCGCTGTGCGCGCGCGTGCTGAGCTCGTACCTGGGCGCCTACTCGCCGCTCGCGTTCCGCCCGCTGGCGGCGGTGCAGAGCCGCCGCATCTCGGGGGCGTTCCAGGCGTACAACGCGCTGTCGCCGCTCGTCAAATTCTCGCACTTCACGGCTAACCAGGCCATCCTGCAGGCGCTCGACGGCGAGGACCGGCTCCACGTGATCGACCTCGACATCATGCAGGGGATGCAGTGGCCGGGGCTCTTCCACATCCTCGCCTCCCGCCCCCGCAAGCCGCGCTCGCTCCGGATCACTGGGCTCGGCGCGTCGCTCGACGTCCTCGAGGCCACCGGCCGTCGCCTCGCCGACTTCGCCGCGCCTCTCGGGCTGCCCTTCGAATTCCACCCCATCGAGGGGAAGATCGGGCACGTCGCCGACGCCGCGGCCCTCCTCGGCCCGCACCACCACCACGACCACGGGGACGAGGCCACCGTCGTGCACTGGATGCACCATTGCCTCTACGACGTGACGGGGTCGGACGCCGGCACGGTGCGGCTGCTCAAGAGCCTGCGGCCGAAGCTGATCACCATCGTGGAGCAGGACCTCCGCCACAGCGGCGACTTCCTGGGCCGGTTCGTCGAGGCGCTGCACTACTATTCGGCGCTGTTCGACGCGCTGGGCGACGGCGCCGGTGCAGCCGAGGAGTCGGCCGAACGGCACGCGGTGGAGCGTCAGCTCCTGGGCGCGGAGATACGGAACATCGTGGCCGTCGGGGGGCCCAAGCGGACGGGGGAGGTGCGGGTGGAGCGGTGGGGCGACGAGCTGCGTCGCGCCGGGTTCCGGCCGGTGTCCCTGGCCGGGAGCCCCGCCACGCAGGCAAGGTTGCTCCTTGGCATGTACCCGTGGAAGGGCTACACGCTGGTGGAGGAGGACTGGTGCCTCAAGCTCGGCTGGAAGGACCTCTCCCTGCTCACCGCGTCGGCATGGGAGCCCACGGACGACGCTGCCGCCTTCTGCCGCCGCGAAAGCCAGGAAACGTAA